The Equus quagga isolate Etosha38 chromosome 10, UCLA_HA_Equagga_1.0, whole genome shotgun sequence genome includes a region encoding these proteins:
- the LOC124245919 gene encoding calmodulin-1, producing MADQLTEEQIAEFKEAFSLFDKDGDGTITTKELGTVMRSLGQNPTEAELQDMINEVDADGNGTIDFPEFLTMMARKMKDTDSEEEIREAFRVFDKDGNGYISAAELRHVMTNLGEKLTDEEVDEMIREADIDGDGQVNYEEFVQMMTAK from the coding sequence ATGGCTGATCAGCTGACCGAAGAACAGATCGCTGAATTCAAGGAAGCTTTCTCCCTATTTGACAAAGATGGCGATGGCACCATCACAACAAAGGAACTTGGAACTGTCATGAGGTCACTGGGTCAGAACCCAACAGAAGCCGAGCTGCAGGACATGATCAACGAAGTGGACGCTGACGGTAATGGCACCATTGACTTCCCAGAATTTTTGACTATGATggctagaaaaatgaaagatacagACAGCGAAGAAGAAATCCGTGAGGCATTCCGAGTCTTTGACAAGGATGGCAACGGTTACATCAGTGCGGCAGAACTACGTCACGTCATGACAAACTTAGGAGAAAAACTAACAGATGAAGAAGTAGATGAAATGATCAGAGAAGCAGATATTGACGGAGACGGACAAGTCAACTATGAAGAATTCGTACAGATGATGACTGCAAAATGA